Proteins from a single region of Nakamurella alba:
- a CDS encoding acyl-CoA carboxylase subunit beta, which produces MPSTPGELRRLAAAGGPAKYHDANAARGKLFARQRIDILVDEGSFVEDGQLANALADGLPADGVVTGSATVDGRPVCLMANDSTVKAGSWGARTVEKIIRIIEKACAAGVPMIYLVDSAGARITDQVQLFPGRRGAGKIFATQVRASGVIPQVCALFGPSAAGGAYIPAFCDLVVMVEGNASMYLGSDRMVEMVTGERTTLEEMGGARMHTTVSGVGHLLVSDEPAALGAVRQYLSYFPSRCDGPLPATDPRPAGKGDIRALVPDSERVAFDMRRVVRALLDEDSFFEIHPGWARELTVGLGRLDGRPVGVVANNSMVRGGVLFVDSADKAAHFIQLCDAFGLPLVFLADVPGFMVGTAVERQGIIRHGAKMITAVAEATVPKACVVIRKAYGAGLYAMAGPGFDPDVTLALPTAKIAVMGAEAAVNAVHAHRIAAVADPDERAALVDRLRREYERDIDLVRLAADLVIDAIVEPEELRGELIARLALAAGRERPRYPRRHGVTPV; this is translated from the coding sequence ATCCCCTCCACCCCCGGTGAACTGCGCCGCCTCGCGGCCGCCGGCGGCCCCGCGAAGTACCACGATGCGAATGCCGCACGCGGCAAGCTGTTCGCCCGGCAACGGATCGACATCCTGGTCGACGAGGGCTCTTTCGTCGAGGACGGGCAACTGGCGAACGCGCTGGCCGACGGCCTGCCGGCCGACGGGGTGGTCACCGGGTCGGCCACCGTCGACGGACGGCCGGTCTGCCTGATGGCCAACGACTCGACCGTCAAGGCCGGGTCCTGGGGGGCCCGGACGGTGGAGAAGATCATCCGGATCATCGAGAAGGCCTGTGCTGCGGGTGTTCCGATGATCTACCTGGTCGACTCGGCCGGTGCGCGGATCACCGATCAGGTGCAGCTGTTCCCCGGCCGCCGGGGCGCCGGCAAGATCTTCGCCACCCAGGTGCGGGCGTCCGGGGTGATCCCGCAGGTGTGTGCGCTGTTCGGCCCGAGCGCGGCCGGTGGCGCCTACATCCCGGCGTTCTGCGACCTGGTGGTGATGGTCGAGGGCAATGCGTCGATGTACCTGGGCAGCGACCGGATGGTGGAGATGGTCACCGGGGAGCGGACCACGCTGGAGGAGATGGGCGGTGCCCGGATGCACACCACCGTCTCCGGTGTCGGCCATCTGCTGGTGTCCGACGAACCGGCCGCGCTGGGCGCGGTGCGGCAGTACCTGTCGTATTTCCCGTCCCGCTGCGACGGCCCGCTGCCGGCGACCGACCCGCGGCCGGCCGGGAAGGGCGACATCCGCGCCCTGGTGCCGGATTCGGAGCGGGTCGCGTTCGACATGCGCCGGGTGGTCCGGGCCCTGCTGGACGAGGACTCCTTCTTCGAGATCCACCCCGGTTGGGCCCGCGAGCTCACGGTCGGGCTGGGGCGGCTGGACGGCCGGCCGGTCGGGGTCGTGGCGAACAACTCGATGGTCCGCGGCGGCGTGCTGTTCGTCGACTCCGCCGACAAGGCCGCGCATTTCATCCAGCTCTGCGACGCCTTCGGGCTGCCGCTGGTGTTCCTGGCGGACGTGCCCGGGTTCATGGTCGGCACCGCGGTCGAGCGGCAGGGCATCATCCGGCACGGCGCGAAGATGATCACCGCGGTGGCCGAGGCCACCGTGCCGAAGGCCTGCGTGGTGATCCGCAAGGCCTACGGCGCCGGGCTGTACGCGATGGCCGGCCCCGGCTTCGACCCGGACGTCACCCTCGCCCTGCCGACGGCGAAGATCGCGGTGATGGGCGCCGAGGCCGCGGTCAACGCGGTGCACGCGCACCGGATCGCCGCGGTGGCGGACCCGGACGAACGGGCGGCGCTGGTGGACCGGCTGCGGCGGGAGTACGAGCGGGACATCGACCTGGTGCGGTTGGCCGCGGACCTGGTGATCGACGCGATCGTCGAACCGGAGGAGTTGCGCGGCGAACTCATCGCCCGGCTGGCCCTGGCCGCCGGGCGGGAACGTCCCCGGTACCCGCGGCGGCACGGGGTGACACCCGTCTGA
- a CDS encoding DMT family transporter: protein MKGPAAMAATVVLWAGFALSIRGIAGSSLTPVDVALLRFGLPVLVLLPVVPAAVRRIRRAPLPAAVAIACGAGLPYFLTSALGGRLTSATLVGLVIPGTVPVFVTAAVALRRRAMPSAPRLGALALVVAGVTVIAVPELRSGPGLAVLLAASAFWAAFTLGLRRAGLRPLDTVLLVCLPSLPVTVLLAVLRPSGSALLSSTAGLPDVLVFTAVQGIGIGLCAGLTYAVAVARLGPRPAAATGALTPVLVAAIAFPLFGERPTLPLLAGAVLVVAGVIAANTVPDRSRPVNRRSPTLAG, encoded by the coding sequence ATGAAGGGGCCGGCCGCGATGGCGGCCACGGTGGTGCTCTGGGCCGGATTCGCGCTCAGCATCCGCGGGATTGCCGGGTCCTCGCTGACCCCGGTCGATGTGGCGCTGCTGCGGTTCGGGCTGCCGGTGCTGGTGCTGCTGCCCGTGGTCCCGGCGGCGGTCCGCCGGATCCGCCGGGCGCCGCTGCCCGCGGCCGTCGCCATCGCCTGTGGCGCCGGGCTGCCGTACTTCCTCACCTCCGCCCTCGGTGGCCGGCTGACCAGTGCGACGCTGGTCGGGCTGGTCATCCCGGGCACCGTCCCGGTGTTCGTCACCGCGGCGGTGGCGCTGCGCCGCCGGGCGATGCCGTCGGCACCCCGCCTCGGCGCGCTCGCGCTGGTCGTCGCCGGGGTGACGGTGATCGCCGTCCCGGAGTTGCGGTCGGGGCCCGGGCTCGCCGTGCTGCTCGCCGCGTCGGCGTTCTGGGCCGCCTTCACCCTGGGATTGCGCCGGGCCGGCCTGCGACCGCTGGACACCGTGCTGCTGGTCTGCCTGCCGTCGTTGCCGGTCACCGTGCTGCTCGCGGTGCTGCGGCCGTCGGGGAGCGCCCTGCTCTCCAGCACCGCGGGACTGCCGGACGTGCTGGTGTTCACCGCTGTGCAGGGCATCGGGATCGGGCTGTGCGCGGGCCTGACCTACGCGGTGGCGGTGGCCCGGTTGGGGCCGCGGCCGGCTGCCGCCACCGGCGCGCTCACCCCGGTGTTGGTGGCAGCGATCGCCTTCCCGCTGTTCGGGGAGCGACCGACCCTGCCGCTGCTGGCCGGGGCGGTGCTGGTCGTCGCCGGCGTGATCGCCGCGAACACGGTGCCGGACCGGAGCAGGCCGGTGAACCGCCGTTCACCTACACTGGCCGGGTGA
- a CDS encoding aromatic amino acid transaminase, producing MLSTLGPVLPDPLWAMAGALRADRRDPLDLVVGVYRDETGRTPVMRAVAEAEQRLAARRRPRGYVGPSGSAPFLAAMTDLLLGPAAAAGTVAVQSVAGTGALRVLLELVALASPSATVHLGEPGYVNHRPIAEAAGLRVQGHPSLTPDGRADVPALLEALHRARPGDVVLLQAACHNPTGADPDPAQWREIADAMAALGLVPLVDSAYHGFGEGMAADLAGLRTVVAAAEVALVAASCSKNFGLYAERTGIALVTGGSAAQRAVAGAALQRIARASYSQPPDHGAAVVTEILGDTALRADHTAELESMRRRIMSIRRQLAAAVGPGRWQVVTRHRGMFSVLPMTESERQWLMTEAAVYCAPGGRINVAGLPTGRIPRLAAALTALG from the coding sequence ATGTTGTCGACGTTGGGACCGGTGCTGCCGGACCCGCTCTGGGCGATGGCCGGAGCATTGCGCGCCGATCGGCGCGATCCGCTGGACCTGGTCGTCGGGGTGTACCGGGACGAGACCGGGCGCACCCCGGTGATGCGGGCGGTCGCGGAGGCCGAGCAGCGGCTCGCCGCCCGCCGCCGGCCGCGCGGTTACGTCGGCCCGTCCGGGTCGGCACCGTTCCTGGCGGCCATGACCGATCTGCTGCTGGGGCCGGCCGCCGCCGCCGGAACCGTTGCGGTGCAGAGCGTTGCCGGGACCGGTGCGCTGCGGGTGCTGCTGGAGCTGGTCGCGCTGGCGTCGCCGTCGGCCACCGTCCACCTGGGGGAGCCGGGGTACGTCAACCACCGGCCGATCGCCGAGGCGGCCGGCCTGCGGGTGCAGGGCCACCCGTCCCTCACCCCCGACGGGCGGGCCGATGTGCCCGCCCTGCTGGAGGCCCTGCACCGGGCGCGGCCCGGCGACGTCGTGCTGCTGCAGGCGGCCTGTCACAACCCGACCGGCGCCGACCCGGACCCGGCCCAGTGGCGCGAGATCGCCGACGCGATGGCCGCTCTCGGTCTGGTACCGCTGGTCGATTCGGCCTATCACGGCTTCGGTGAGGGCATGGCGGCCGACCTGGCCGGGCTGCGCACCGTGGTCGCGGCGGCCGAGGTGGCGCTGGTGGCCGCCAGTTGCTCGAAGAATTTCGGGCTGTACGCCGAGCGCACCGGGATCGCTCTGGTGACCGGCGGTTCCGCCGCGCAGCGGGCGGTCGCCGGCGCCGCGCTGCAGCGGATCGCCCGGGCCTCGTACTCCCAGCCGCCGGACCACGGCGCGGCCGTGGTCACCGAGATCCTCGGCGACACGGCACTGCGCGCCGACCACACCGCCGAACTGGAGTCGATGCGACGCCGGATCATGAGTATCCGCCGGCAGCTCGCCGCGGCGGTCGGTCCGGGCCGGTGGCAGGTCGTCACCCGGCACCGCGGCATGTTCTCGGTCCTCCCGATGACGGAGTCGGAACGGCAGTGGCTGATGACAGAGGCAGCGGTGTACTGCGCACCCGGCGGCCGGATCAACGTGGCCGGGCTGCCGACCGGCCGGATCCCGCGGCTGGCCGCGGCGCTGACGGCGCTCGGATGA
- a CDS encoding Lrp/AsnC family transcriptional regulator, with translation MDDIDRDIVRLLQQDGRLSNQDLADAIRLSPSPTLRRVRRLEEDGVIAGYTALVDQRAWGLPVTCFVQIRLSEHNRAAVEAFEQAVQQVDRIQECFLMTGEADYLLRVVAADLEDYEDFVRSTLHQMPGIASIGTGFAYGVVKRTPALPVPRPQAR, from the coding sequence ATGGACGACATCGACCGCGACATCGTCCGGCTGCTCCAGCAGGACGGCCGGCTGAGCAACCAGGACCTGGCCGACGCGATCCGGCTGTCACCCTCCCCCACCCTGCGCCGGGTGCGCCGGCTGGAGGAGGACGGCGTCATCGCCGGCTACACCGCGCTGGTCGACCAGCGGGCCTGGGGACTGCCGGTCACCTGCTTCGTGCAGATCCGGCTGTCCGAGCACAACCGCGCCGCCGTCGAGGCCTTCGAGCAGGCGGTGCAGCAGGTGGACCGGATCCAGGAGTGCTTCCTGATGACCGGCGAGGCCGACTACCTGCTGCGGGTGGTGGCCGCCGACCTCGAGGACTACGAGGACTTCGTCCGGTCCACGCTGCACCAGATGCCCGGGATCGCCTCCATCGGCACCGGTTTCGCCTACGGTGTGGTCAAGAGGACGCCGGCGCTGCCGGTGCCGCGGCCTCAGGCTCGATGA
- a CDS encoding ABC transporter ATP-binding protein, with protein sequence MGETPAATSTAATSTAAATSTAVKDREPLLTVRELSRSYAAGRGAYPVLHELSFEVHKGETLGVVGESGCGKSTLARSLLRLGTERGRTTGTIELDGTELSGLSGRALRQARKRIQMVFQDPFGSLDPRMTVRDIVEQPLAVHGVPAAERRRQAEEILSDVGLTGELLERVPGALSGGQRQRVAIARALVLRPEITVLDEPISALDVSVQAQVLTLLRKEQRRLDLTYLFIVHDLAAAEYFCDRVMVLYLGEIVEIASAEDLFARPQHPYTTALLSAAPAPRGVVKRERIVLGGEPQSRRPTQGCAFVSRCPVGADRAICSTEKPLLTAGPAQGSVEHRVACHFPGELAERYPLIEPEAAAPAAPASS encoded by the coding sequence ATGGGCGAGACCCCCGCTGCAACAAGCACTGCAGCAACAAGCACCGCCGCTGCGACAAGCACTGCTGTCAAGGACCGGGAGCCGCTGCTCACGGTCCGGGAGCTGAGCCGGTCCTACGCCGCCGGTCGCGGCGCGTACCCGGTGCTGCACGAGCTGTCCTTCGAGGTGCACAAGGGCGAGACCCTGGGCGTGGTCGGCGAATCCGGCTGCGGCAAGTCGACGCTGGCCCGCTCGCTGCTCCGGTTGGGCACCGAACGCGGCCGCACCACCGGGACGATCGAGCTGGACGGCACCGAGCTGAGCGGGCTGTCCGGGCGCGCTCTGCGGCAGGCACGCAAGCGCATCCAGATGGTGTTCCAGGACCCGTTCGGGTCGCTGGACCCGCGGATGACGGTGCGCGACATCGTCGAGCAGCCGCTGGCCGTGCACGGGGTGCCGGCCGCCGAGCGCCGCCGGCAGGCGGAGGAGATCCTGTCCGACGTCGGGCTGACCGGGGAACTGCTCGAGCGCGTCCCCGGCGCGCTGTCCGGCGGCCAGCGGCAGCGGGTGGCGATCGCCCGGGCACTGGTGCTGCGGCCGGAGATCACCGTGCTGGACGAGCCGATCTCGGCGCTGGACGTCTCGGTGCAGGCGCAGGTGCTCACCCTGCTGCGCAAGGAGCAGCGCCGGCTGGACCTGACCTACCTGTTCATCGTCCACGACCTGGCCGCGGCCGAGTACTTCTGCGACCGGGTCATGGTGCTGTACCTGGGGGAGATCGTCGAGATCGCCTCCGCCGAGGATCTTTTCGCCCGACCGCAGCACCCGTACACCACGGCCCTGCTGTCCGCGGCGCCGGCGCCCCGCGGTGTGGTGAAGCGGGAGCGGATCGTGCTCGGCGGCGAGCCGCAGTCCCGGCGGCCGACCCAGGGGTGCGCTTTCGTCAGCCGTTGCCCGGTCGGCGCGGATCGGGCGATCTGCTCGACCGAGAAGCCCCTGCTGACCGCCGGTCCCGCCCAGGGCTCGGTGGAGCACCGGGTGGCCTGCCACTTCCCGGGCGAGCTGGCCGAGCGCTACCCGCTCATCGAGCCTGAGGCCGCGGCACCGGCAGCGCCGGCGTCCTCTTGA
- a CDS encoding ABC transporter ATP-binding protein encodes MSALLEKTATGTAALEVSDLHAGYGGVGIVRGVDLVVRPGEKVGVVGESGSGKSTLALALMGLMAAGGRVTGGSVHLLGNQVDYDDEKAMNRLRGSEMSLVFQDPLTSLDPVKSIGAQIGEALKQHHPKMSRAQVRERSIELLAGVGVPDPASRLKQYPHQYSGGMRQRVLIAIAIANDPAVLIADEPTTALDVTTQAQVMDLLDSLVEKLGIAVVLVTHDIGLVSEFCDRVLVMYAGRIVEEVPTDLMFPAAAHPYTGALLDSLPVPGAVKDGELSWIPGAPPALTALPPGCSFAPRCTWAQPECTTGQPPRIPLETVGHVAECRRATEAQTARLERLA; translated from the coding sequence ATGAGCGCGCTGCTGGAGAAGACGGCGACCGGGACGGCGGCGCTGGAGGTCTCGGACCTGCACGCCGGGTACGGCGGGGTGGGCATCGTGCGCGGGGTGGATCTCGTGGTGCGGCCGGGCGAGAAGGTCGGCGTGGTCGGCGAATCCGGCTCCGGGAAGTCGACGCTGGCGCTGGCCCTGATGGGGCTGATGGCCGCCGGTGGCCGGGTGACCGGTGGGTCCGTGCACCTGCTGGGCAACCAGGTCGACTACGACGACGAGAAGGCGATGAACCGGCTTCGCGGGTCGGAGATGTCGCTGGTCTTCCAGGACCCGCTGACCTCGCTGGACCCGGTGAAGTCGATCGGTGCGCAGATCGGCGAGGCGCTCAAGCAGCACCACCCGAAGATGTCGCGCGCGCAGGTACGGGAGCGGTCGATCGAACTGCTGGCCGGGGTCGGCGTGCCCGACCCGGCGAGCCGGCTGAAGCAGTACCCGCACCAGTACTCCGGTGGCATGCGGCAGCGCGTGCTGATCGCCATCGCCATCGCGAACGACCCGGCGGTGCTGATCGCCGACGAGCCGACGACCGCCCTCGACGTCACCACCCAGGCCCAGGTCATGGACCTGCTCGACTCGCTGGTCGAGAAACTCGGCATCGCCGTTGTCCTGGTCACCCACGACATCGGCCTGGTGTCCGAGTTCTGCGACCGGGTGCTGGTGATGTACGCCGGCCGCATCGTCGAGGAGGTGCCCACCGACCTGATGTTCCCGGCCGCCGCGCACCCCTACACCGGCGCGCTGCTCGACTCGCTGCCGGTGCCGGGGGCGGTGAAGGACGGTGAGCTGTCCTGGATCCCGGGCGCACCGCCGGCGCTGACCGCGCTGCCGCCGGGTTGCTCGTTCGCCCCGCGCTGCACCTGGGCACAGCCGGAGTGCACCACCGGGCAACCGCCGCGGATCCCGCTGGAGACCGTGGGGCACGTCGCCGAGTGCCGCCGCGCCACCGAGGCGCAGACCGCCCGACTGGAGAGGTTGGCCTGA
- a CDS encoding ABC transporter permease: MSARPIRTVLGVLQTLILASVVSFVVLRAVPGDPARLIAGSLATEDTLTAIRSQLGLDQPLISQYFKYVGDFVTLNWGYSYSNGAQVTEVMANRLPATMELALWAFIFAVIGALVLATLSSYRKGIFAGVSKILSLIGLGTPQFWVALVLILVFSSGLGILPGASGRLTSFLQPPPKITGLYSIDALLSGQFVVFSDAMAHLLLPALCLAIIPASFLVRLITANQNDVAKAAFVTVVRSKGVTRWQTHRRHVLHNALLPAISSAGMILATMITGSVLVEQVFNWPGIGQVLVQGIQRQDFAVVQAFVLLSAVLYVVTNSIADGVMSLVDPRLRVGGGR; the protein is encoded by the coding sequence ATGTCGGCCCGACCGATCCGCACCGTCCTGGGCGTCCTGCAGACGCTGATCCTGGCCTCCGTGGTCTCCTTCGTCGTGCTCCGCGCGGTGCCCGGTGACCCGGCCCGGTTGATCGCCGGCTCGCTGGCCACCGAGGACACGCTCACCGCGATCCGTTCGCAGCTGGGCCTGGACCAGCCGCTGATCTCCCAGTACTTCAAGTACGTCGGCGATTTCGTGACGCTGAACTGGGGCTACAGCTACAGCAACGGCGCCCAGGTCACCGAGGTGATGGCCAACCGGCTGCCCGCCACCATGGAGCTGGCCCTGTGGGCGTTCATCTTCGCGGTGATCGGCGCACTGGTCCTGGCCACGCTGTCCAGCTACCGCAAGGGCATCTTCGCCGGCGTCTCCAAGATCCTGTCGCTGATCGGCCTGGGCACCCCGCAGTTCTGGGTCGCCCTGGTGCTGATCCTGGTGTTCTCCTCCGGCCTGGGGATCCTGCCGGGCGCCTCCGGCCGGCTCACCTCGTTCCTGCAGCCGCCGCCGAAGATCACCGGGCTCTACAGCATCGACGCGCTGCTGTCCGGGCAGTTCGTGGTGTTCTCCGACGCGATGGCGCACCTGCTGCTGCCCGCGCTCTGCCTGGCGATCATCCCGGCCTCGTTCCTGGTCCGGCTGATCACCGCGAACCAGAACGACGTGGCCAAGGCCGCTTTCGTCACCGTGGTGCGCAGCAAGGGCGTCACCCGCTGGCAGACGCACCGGCGGCACGTGCTGCACAACGCGCTGCTGCCGGCCATCTCGTCCGCCGGGATGATCCTGGCGACGATGATCACCGGCTCGGTGCTGGTGGAGCAGGTGTTCAACTGGCCGGGCATCGGCCAGGTGCTGGTGCAGGGCATCCAGCGGCAGGACTTCGCCGTGGTGCAGGCCTTCGTGCTGCTGTCCGCAGTCCTGTATGTGGTGACGAACTCGATCGCGGACGGGGTGATGTCGTTGGTGGATCCGCGGCTCCGGGTGGGTGGCGGGCGATGA
- a CDS encoding ABC transporter permease — protein sequence MSRKRAGGSAGSSVQLRVALGLLLVIVAMAVAGLFLEDQANKVNVASVLLPPGADHWFGTDNQGRDVFARVAFGTSIALGSGLSVIAIGGGLGLAIALVCGLGPRWLDTTVMRLLDAIMAFPAFLLALAITMAFGTGLVTALIGITITVIPVFARTLRAEARRATTEPFVEAARTIGLSTPRIAVKHVVPYLNTTFSVQLAANFGNVILILSGLSFIGMGAQPPTPEWGAMITDGLQNALTGQWWIGVFPGIALLVTVVAVNLLSDSLPDLRARRAARKARRRSGPAGTGSTGVTTGPSGPAGTAAPGDASAEVPAAAAVPAAALVKEG from the coding sequence ATGAGCCGGAAGCGTGCGGGCGGGTCCGCGGGATCGTCGGTCCAGTTGCGGGTGGCCCTGGGGCTGCTGCTGGTGATCGTCGCGATGGCGGTGGCCGGCCTGTTCCTGGAGGACCAGGCGAACAAGGTCAACGTCGCCTCCGTGCTGCTGCCGCCCGGCGCCGACCACTGGTTCGGCACCGACAACCAGGGCCGGGACGTGTTCGCCCGGGTCGCCTTCGGCACCTCGATCGCGCTGGGGTCCGGCCTGTCGGTGATCGCGATCGGCGGCGGGCTGGGCCTGGCCATCGCGCTGGTCTGCGGGCTCGGGCCGCGCTGGCTGGACACCACGGTGATGCGGCTGCTGGACGCGATCATGGCCTTCCCCGCGTTCCTGCTCGCACTCGCCATCACCATGGCCTTCGGCACCGGCCTGGTCACCGCGCTGATCGGCATCACCATCACGGTGATCCCGGTGTTCGCCCGGACGCTGCGGGCCGAGGCCCGCCGGGCCACCACCGAACCGTTCGTCGAGGCCGCCCGCACCATCGGGCTGTCCACCCCGCGGATCGCGGTCAAGCACGTGGTCCCGTACCTGAACACCACCTTCTCGGTGCAGCTGGCCGCCAACTTCGGCAACGTCATCCTGATCCTGTCCGGCCTCAGCTTCATCGGCATGGGCGCGCAGCCGCCGACCCCGGAGTGGGGCGCGATGATCACCGACGGCCTGCAGAACGCCCTCACCGGTCAGTGGTGGATCGGCGTGTTCCCCGGGATCGCGCTGCTGGTCACCGTTGTCGCGGTGAACCTGCTCTCCGACAGCCTGCCCGACCTGCGCGCCCGCCGCGCCGCCCGCAAGGCCCGCCGCCGCAGCGGGCCTGCCGGCACCGGGTCGACGGGCGTGACCACAGGACCTTCCGGCCCGGCCGGAACCGCTGCACCGGGAGACGCCTCCGCCGAGGTCCCGGCCGCCGCCGCAGTACCCGCCGCCGCACTCGTCAAGGAGGGGTGA
- a CDS encoding metal-dependent hydrolase family protein → MAAQHWFVGGHVFDGTGAARLRADVLVTDGRITAVEPVDPSSRPADRAGRDGARVTDVSGSTLLPGFIDAHAHVGILRLHGQAALPPAVQAATIFAILKSSLRQGFTTLRDLGGVDGGLVQAITDGLVPGPRLLPSGQILSQTGGHGDMRGHYSDEAANPGTGATGLALAMRLVDGVDEMRKAARDQFRRGATQLKVFATGGLLSHGDPVDCPQLSVDEIRAAVEIAEDRNSYVTAHAHTPRGLLRAVRAGARCIEHASHIDAETLEAIVENDVAVIGTLTMQELLRVDPETWGLDASRREEAARLRDLTVQSMTMLREAGVRVGGGADLVGETQDLRAWEPALHARLFGGSAGIQTVTRVNAEILGIDAEVGTIEPGKVADLVAWGGDPVTYPELLKDNAPTLVVLGGRTVAGPGSGEEEALG, encoded by the coding sequence GTGGCAGCACAGCACTGGTTCGTCGGCGGGCACGTCTTCGACGGCACCGGCGCGGCCCGCCTGCGGGCGGACGTGCTGGTGACCGACGGCCGGATCACCGCCGTCGAACCGGTGGACCCCTCGTCGCGGCCGGCCGACCGGGCCGGCCGCGACGGGGCCCGGGTGACCGACGTCTCCGGCAGCACACTCCTGCCGGGGTTCATCGACGCCCACGCGCACGTCGGCATCCTGCGGCTGCACGGCCAGGCGGCACTGCCGCCGGCCGTGCAGGCCGCGACGATCTTCGCCATCCTGAAATCCTCGCTGCGCCAGGGCTTCACCACCCTGCGCGATCTCGGCGGGGTGGACGGCGGCCTGGTGCAGGCCATCACCGACGGGCTGGTGCCCGGTCCGCGGCTGCTGCCCAGCGGCCAGATCCTGTCCCAGACCGGCGGTCACGGCGACATGCGCGGCCACTACTCGGACGAGGCCGCGAACCCGGGGACCGGCGCCACCGGCCTGGCCCTGGCCATGCGGCTGGTCGACGGGGTCGACGAGATGCGCAAGGCGGCCCGCGACCAGTTCCGGCGCGGCGCCACCCAGCTCAAGGTCTTCGCCACCGGCGGCCTGCTCTCGCACGGCGACCCGGTGGACTGCCCGCAGCTCTCGGTCGACGAGATCCGGGCCGCCGTCGAGATCGCCGAGGACCGCAACAGCTACGTCACCGCCCACGCGCACACCCCGCGCGGCCTGCTGCGCGCCGTGCGCGCCGGGGCGAGGTGCATCGAGCACGCCAGCCACATCGACGCCGAGACCCTCGAGGCCATCGTGGAGAACGACGTCGCGGTGATCGGCACACTGACCATGCAGGAACTGCTGCGGGTCGACCCGGAGACCTGGGGCCTGGATGCCTCCCGCCGCGAGGAGGCCGCCCGGCTGCGGGATCTCACCGTGCAGTCGATGACCATGCTGCGCGAGGCGGGCGTCCGGGTGGGCGGCGGCGCCGATCTGGTCGGCGAGACCCAGGACCTGCGGGCCTGGGAACCGGCCCTGCACGCCCGGCTCTTCGGCGGCAGCGCCGGCATCCAGACCGTCACCCGGGTCAATGCGGAGATCCTGGGCATCGACGCGGAGGTCGGCACCATCGAGCCGGGCAAGGTCGCCGATCTGGTGGCCTGGGGAGGCGACCCGGTGACGTACCCCGAACTGCTGAAGGACAATGCGCCGACCCTGGTGGTGCTCGGCGGCAGGACCGTCGCCGGGCCGGGGTCCGGCGAGGAGGAGGCACTCGGATGA